TGACGAAAATCGAGACGATGAACTGGACGATGTTCCCGACGACCATCGCCATGATGAAGTCGCCGAAGTCGTTGTCCCCGGCAAAGAGGACGGCGAACTGGGCGACGAGGGCGACGATCGAGGCGATCCCCTGGCCGACGACCATCATCACCACGTCGCGATTGCGGATGTGGGCCAGTTCGTGTGCGAGGACGCCTTCCAGTTCCTCGTGGTCGAGCATGTGGATGAGTTCCGAAGAGACGACCACGACACCGGCTTTCTTTCGGCCGACGGCGAAGGCGTTTGGCACGCCCATCTCGGCGACCATCACGCGGGGCTTATCGATGCCCATCCGGTCGCTCATCCGCTCGATCGAGCGGTGGATCTCCCGGAAGCGCGGATCGTCTTCGGGCATGTCCTCGGCACCGACGCTCCGGAGAGCGGCCCACTTCCCGATCTTGTACTGGACGCCGATGAAGAGGACGCTACCGAGTAGGATCAACCCCAGTATCGTCGTCCCGCCGCCGAAGGCGACGTACGCGAGCAACGCCACCAGTGCATAGAAGCCAAACAGGATGGACCCCACGACGGCCATCCTGAGTTTCAGGCCTGGATGTCTCATGTCACCGGTGTGTCGGCGCTGAACGCTCATAAACTTCCTGGCATCGACACCACGAATCCGCAAGACGGCCACGCAGAGGGAGAGATACCGGCTCTGTTACTGGACGCTGCTGGTTCTGACAGCGAGAAGACCAATTCGGACCTGTCCAGCGGACGGACATTCCGACGGGTCAGCCCGACTGGGCTGGACGACTGTGTGATTCCGGATCGAGGCCGAAAACCCACACGTCCGGTGCGTCTCCGTCTATCGGCCGTCTGAAACGTGTTGATGGCGAGAAAACGGTGTCGGCTACTCCAGCAGCGACTCGCCAGTCATTTCGGCCGGCTGCTCGATGGCCAGCAGTTCCAGCAGCGTCGGTGCGATATCACACAGCGAACCGCCCGAGCGGACCGAGTGACCGCCCTCGTCGCCCTCGCTCGTCAGATAGACGATCGGGACCTCGTTGAGCGTGTGGGCCGTGTGAGGGTCCTCGACCGTGCCGAGGTCGTCGGCGTTGCCGTGATCTGCGGTGAGGAGCAGGTCGGCACCCGCTTGCTGGGCCGTCTCGACGAGTCGCCCGAGTTGTTCGTCGACGGCCTCGACGGCTGCGACGGCTGCCTCGAAGTCGCCGGTGTGGCCGACCATGTCCGGGTTGGCGTAGTTGAGCACCAGCAGATCGGGGTCGTCGCTGTCTCGCGGCTGGTCGCCGCTCGACTGTTCCGGGTCGCTTTGGGACCCGCTCTCGATGTACTCGATTGCAGTGTCGGTCACACCTTCGGCGCTCATCTCGGGCTGTTCGTCGTAGGTCGGCACGTCCGGACTCTCGACGATCTCGCGGAGTTCCCCGTCGAATTTGACCTCGCGGCCGCCGTTGAGGAAGTAGGTGACGTGGGGGTACTTCTCGGACTCGGCGAGGCGAAGCTGTGTGCCGCCTGCCTCGGAGACGACCTCCCCCAGCGTGTTCTCGGGCTGGTTGGGCGGGTAGGCCACTGGGATGTCGAAGGTTTCGTCGTACTGCGTCATCGTCACGTAGTGGGTCTCGGGTGGCGACGTGTCGAACTCCCAGTCCGGATCGATCGAGTTGAGCATCCGCGTGAGTTGACGCGCCCGGTCCGACCGGAAGTTGAAGAAGATGACCGCGTCGCCGTCTTCGAGGGCCGCACCGTCCTCGATCAGTGTCG
The sequence above is drawn from the Halorhabdus sp. CBA1104 genome and encodes:
- the gpmI gene encoding 2,3-bisphosphoglycerate-independent phosphoglycerate mutase; the protein is MDAGLVILDGWGLNDDEDARDAVKAADTPNFDEYWESGSHNRLDASGRRVGLPEGQMGNSEVGHLNIGGGRVVKQDTTRITDDIEDGTFFENENLLAAMDYAKDNDGQVHFMGLVSDGGVHSRQTHLHALIEMAADNDVEAVTHAFMDGRDTSPTGGADYLRELGDVIAENGTGDVATVTGRYHAMDRDQNWERTKKAYDAIVHREAEFSAPDPVTATEESYDRETTDEFIEPTLIEDGAALEDGDAVIFFNFRSDRARQLTRMLNSIDPDWEFDTSPPETHYVTMTQYDETFDIPVAYPPNQPENTLGEVVSEAGGTQLRLAESEKYPHVTYFLNGGREVKFDGELREIVESPDVPTYDEQPEMSAEGVTDTAIEYIESGSQSDPEQSSGDQPRDSDDPDLLVLNYANPDMVGHTGDFEAAVAAVEAVDEQLGRLVETAQQAGADLLLTADHGNADDLGTVEDPHTAHTLNEVPIVYLTSEGDEGGHSVRSGGSLCDIAPTLLELLAIEQPAEMTGESLLE
- a CDS encoding M48 family metalloprotease translates to MAVVGSILFGFYALVALLAYVAFGGGTTILGLILLGSVLFIGVQYKIGKWAALRSVGAEDMPEDDPRFREIHRSIERMSDRMGIDKPRVMVAEMGVPNAFAVGRKKAGVVVVSSELIHMLDHEELEGVLAHELAHIRNRDVVMMVVGQGIASIVALVAQFAVLFAGDNDFGDFIMAMVVGNIVQFIVSIFVMAISRYREYVADSDASEITGGEPLARALEKINSADHTQSRIDEQASALCIKGEERSLLSKIFSTHPPTEERIRRLRA